A region from the Variovorax paradoxus genome encodes:
- a CDS encoding cyclase family protein, with protein MTKTTESMSAAEILGGLVTAMASGRIRVIDLTQTLTPEFPQIALPPEMGQCWPFRIEEVSKYDERGPGWYWNNFSCGEHTGTHFDAPIHWISGRDLPNNSVDTIPVQNFVAPACVIDCSADVQANDDYLLSVADIERYEAAHGRIPKDAWVLMRTDWSKRSDPEAYQNFDETGQHTPGPSTEAVRFLVEQRDVLGFGSEAIGTDAGQGYHLRPPYPCHYYMHGAGRYGLQCLSNLDLLPPAGAVLICPPLKIEKGSGSPLRVLALVGASL; from the coding sequence ATGACGAAAACCACCGAATCGATGTCCGCCGCCGAAATCCTCGGCGGCCTCGTGACCGCCATGGCCAGCGGCCGCATCCGCGTGATCGATCTCACGCAGACGCTCACGCCCGAGTTTCCGCAGATCGCGCTGCCGCCCGAGATGGGCCAGTGCTGGCCTTTCCGCATCGAGGAAGTGTCGAAGTACGACGAGCGCGGCCCGGGCTGGTACTGGAACAATTTTTCCTGCGGCGAGCACACCGGCACACACTTCGACGCGCCGATCCACTGGATCTCGGGACGCGACCTGCCGAACAACTCGGTCGACACCATTCCGGTGCAGAACTTCGTCGCGCCGGCCTGCGTGATCGACTGCTCGGCCGACGTGCAGGCCAACGACGACTACCTGCTGAGCGTGGCCGACATCGAGCGCTACGAAGCCGCGCACGGCCGCATCCCGAAGGACGCGTGGGTGCTGATGCGCACCGACTGGTCCAAGCGCAGCGATCCCGAGGCCTACCAGAACTTCGACGAGACCGGCCAGCACACGCCCGGCCCGAGCACCGAGGCCGTGCGCTTCCTGGTCGAGCAGCGCGATGTGCTGGGCTTCGGCTCCGAGGCCATCGGCACCGATGCCGGGCAGGGCTATCACCTGCGCCCGCCGTATCCATGCCACTACTACATGCACGGCGCGGGGCGCTATGGGTTGCAGTGCCTGAGCAACCTCGACCTGCTGCCGCCGGCCGGCGCCGTGCTGATCTGCCCGCCGCTCAAGATCGAGAAGGGCAGCGGCAGCCCGCTGCGGGTGCTGGCGCTGGTGGGGGCGTCGCTATGA
- a CDS encoding thiolase family protein produces the protein MTKRRLSYEGVAVAVPITVPYVRYSTRTAHWFIGQAVEALVKTSGVAKEQIDGLCLSSFSLAPDTAVGVTQHLGLSPRWLDHVPTGGASGVMCLRRAARAVQAGDADIVACVGADTNHVDSFRQTLGSFSNFARDASYPYGSGGPNSIFAFITANYMRTYGAKREDFGRICVDQRTNALGNPNAMFKKALTLDEYMAARPISDPIHLFDCVMPCAGADAFLVMSEERARDLDLAHVVIRGAIERHNAYADDPVMVQGGWRMDRDDLYAQAGVQPAALDFVQTYDDYPVIVMMQFEDLGFCEKGEGPAFVQSHTLTFDGSFPNNTSGGQLSAGQAGAAGGFLGMVEAIRQLTGQAGPRTVPDAQLGLVAGFGMVTYDRCLCTGAVILGRSA, from the coding sequence ATGACGAAGCGACGACTCTCCTACGAAGGCGTCGCGGTGGCGGTGCCCATCACCGTGCCCTACGTGCGCTATTCCACGCGCACCGCGCACTGGTTCATCGGGCAGGCTGTCGAGGCGCTGGTCAAAACCAGCGGCGTGGCCAAGGAGCAGATCGACGGCCTGTGCCTCAGCAGCTTCTCGCTCGCGCCCGACACGGCCGTGGGCGTCACGCAGCACCTGGGCCTGTCGCCGCGCTGGCTCGACCACGTGCCCACCGGCGGCGCCTCGGGCGTGATGTGCCTGCGCCGTGCCGCGCGCGCTGTGCAGGCGGGCGATGCCGATATCGTGGCCTGCGTGGGCGCCGACACCAACCATGTCGACTCCTTCCGGCAGACGCTCGGCAGCTTCAGCAACTTCGCGCGCGATGCGAGCTACCCCTACGGCTCGGGTGGGCCGAACTCGATCTTTGCGTTCATCACGGCCAACTACATGCGCACCTACGGCGCGAAGCGCGAAGACTTCGGCCGCATCTGCGTGGACCAGCGCACCAATGCGCTGGGCAACCCCAACGCGATGTTCAAGAAGGCGCTGACGCTCGACGAGTACATGGCCGCGCGCCCCATCTCCGACCCGATCCACCTGTTCGACTGCGTGATGCCCTGCGCCGGCGCCGATGCGTTCCTGGTGATGAGCGAGGAGCGCGCACGCGACCTGGACCTGGCGCACGTGGTGATCCGCGGCGCCATCGAGCGCCACAACGCCTATGCCGACGATCCGGTGATGGTGCAGGGCGGCTGGCGCATGGACCGCGACGACCTCTACGCGCAGGCCGGCGTGCAGCCCGCCGCGCTCGACTTCGTGCAGACCTACGACGACTACCCGGTGATCGTGATGATGCAGTTCGAGGATCTGGGCTTCTGCGAGAAGGGCGAGGGCCCGGCCTTCGTGCAGTCCCACACCCTGACCTTCGATGGCAGCTTTCCGAACAACACGAGTGGCGGGCAGCTCTCGGCCGGGCAGGCCGGTGCGGCGGGCGGCTTTCTCGGCATGGTCGAGGCGATTCGCCAACTGACCGGTCAAGCAGGACCACGCACCGTGCCCGACGCACAACTGGGCCTGGTCGCTGGCTTCGGCATGGTGACTTACGACCGCTGCCTGTGCACAGGCGCCGTCATCCTCGGGAGATCGGCATGA
- a CDS encoding AMP-binding protein has product MQDATVQATVHQVFAATAERTPHAEFLFTESVTAAAYGIAAGAIRWGEAAAEVERLRTAYAQAGYGHGHRVGLLLENRPAFLFHWFALNALGASAVPINAEMRSAELVYLIGHSEIGLAVTLPERAADLRAAAALAGVAFETMGPEDAVPKAKTAAPRGGEAIGVDTECGLLYTSGTTGRPKGCILSNAYFLRAGEWYAALDGVCSIRPDTERVITPLPLNHMNAMAFSTMVVLIAGGCLVQLDRFHPKTWLASARESGATIAHYLGVMPAMLLSAPASAADRDHLIRWGFGAGVDRKNHAPFEERFGFPLVEAWAMTETGAAACIMANREPRLVGTSCFGRQEDFVQIRLVGEDGSDAAVGAPGELLVRSADDDPKRYFFSGYLKDEEATREAWADGWFHTGDLVRRDAEGNFFFVDRKKNVIRRSGENISAVEVESVLNQHPAVKASAVAATPDEVRGDEVLACIVVREGTDASQHEQLAASIVEHALAQLAYYKAPGYVAFVDALPLTPSQKIQRGQLREIAQSLPGQGHCIDTRSMKKRQVRQA; this is encoded by the coding sequence ATGCAAGACGCCACAGTCCAGGCCACCGTCCACCAGGTCTTCGCGGCGACTGCCGAGCGCACGCCGCATGCCGAGTTCCTGTTCACCGAATCGGTGACCGCGGCTGCTTACGGCATTGCGGCCGGCGCCATTCGCTGGGGCGAGGCCGCGGCCGAGGTCGAGCGCCTGCGCACGGCCTATGCGCAAGCGGGGTACGGGCATGGCCACCGCGTCGGCCTGCTGCTGGAGAACCGGCCGGCCTTTCTGTTCCACTGGTTCGCGCTCAATGCGCTGGGCGCGAGCGCGGTGCCGATCAATGCCGAGATGCGTTCGGCCGAGCTGGTCTACCTGATCGGCCACAGCGAGATCGGCCTGGCCGTGACGCTGCCGGAGCGCGCTGCCGATCTGCGCGCGGCGGCCGCGCTGGCCGGTGTGGCCTTCGAGACGATGGGGCCGGAAGATGCGGTGCCGAAGGCGAAGACGGCCGCACCGCGCGGCGGCGAAGCGATTGGCGTCGATACGGAATGCGGCCTGCTCTACACCTCCGGCACCACCGGCCGCCCCAAGGGCTGCATCCTGAGCAACGCCTACTTCCTGCGTGCCGGCGAGTGGTATGCCGCGCTCGACGGCGTCTGCAGCATCCGCCCCGACACCGAGCGCGTCATCACGCCGCTGCCGCTCAACCACATGAACGCGATGGCGTTCTCCACCATGGTGGTGCTCATCGCGGGCGGCTGCCTGGTGCAACTCGACCGCTTTCATCCGAAGACCTGGCTGGCGAGTGCGCGCGAAAGCGGCGCGACCATCGCCCACTACCTCGGCGTGATGCCGGCGATGTTGCTGTCCGCACCGGCATCGGCTGCCGATCGGGACCACCTGATCCGCTGGGGCTTCGGCGCCGGCGTCGACCGCAAGAACCACGCGCCCTTCGAGGAGCGCTTCGGCTTTCCGCTGGTCGAGGCCTGGGCCATGACCGAGACCGGTGCGGCCGCCTGCATCATGGCCAACCGCGAGCCGCGGCTCGTGGGCACGAGCTGCTTCGGGCGGCAGGAAGACTTCGTGCAGATCCGCCTCGTCGGCGAGGACGGCAGCGACGCCGCCGTCGGCGCACCGGGCGAACTGCTGGTCCGCTCTGCGGACGATGACCCGAAGCGCTACTTCTTCTCGGGTTACCTGAAAGACGAGGAAGCCACGCGCGAAGCCTGGGCCGACGGCTGGTTCCACACCGGTGACCTGGTGCGGCGCGATGCCGAGGGCAACTTCTTTTTTGTCGATCGCAAGAAGAACGTGATCCGCCGCAGTGGCGAAAACATCTCGGCCGTCGAAGTGGAAAGCGTGCTCAACCAGCATCCGGCCGTGAAGGCTTCGGCCGTGGCCGCCACGCCCGACGAAGTGCGCGGCGATGAAGTGCTGGCCTGCATCGTGGTGCGCGAAGGCACCGATGCATCGCAACACGAGCAGCTCGCCGCGAGCATCGTCGAGCATGCGCTCGCGCAGCTGGCCTACTACAAGGCGCCGGGCTACGTCGCTTTCGTCGATGCGTTGCCGCTCACGCCGTCGCAGAAGATCCAGCGCGGGCAGCTGCGCGAGATTGCGCAGTCGCTGCCCGGGCAGGGCCATTGCATCGACACCCGTTCGATGAAGAAAAGACAGGTGAGGCAGGCATGA
- a CDS encoding aromatic-ring-hydroxylating dioxygenase subunit beta: MTGTEVTRQDLIDFVVNEAHLLDTRRYEEWNALFTDDAFYWVPLVPDQEDGINHTSHLYEDKLLRDLRIERLKSPRAFSQQPPSRCHHLLQLPVVETFDTDGNRFVVRTGFHYTESQGDELQFYVGTFFHHLTVQDGALRMTLKRVNLLNCDAALPAVQLFI, encoded by the coding sequence ATGACAGGCACCGAAGTCACGCGCCAGGACCTGATCGACTTCGTCGTGAACGAAGCGCATCTGCTCGACACGCGCCGTTACGAGGAGTGGAACGCACTCTTCACCGACGACGCCTTCTACTGGGTGCCGCTGGTGCCCGACCAGGAAGACGGCATCAACCATACCTCGCACCTTTACGAGGACAAGCTGCTGCGCGACCTGCGCATCGAGCGGCTCAAGAGCCCGCGTGCGTTTTCGCAGCAGCCGCCGAGCCGCTGCCATCACCTGCTGCAGCTGCCCGTGGTCGAGACCTTCGATACCGATGGCAACCGCTTCGTGGTGCGCACCGGATTCCACTACACCGAATCGCAGGGCGACGAACTGCAGTTCTATGTGGGCACGTTCTTTCACCACCTCACGGTGCAGGACGGCGCGCTGCGCATGACGCTCAAGCGCGTCAACCTGCTCAACTGCGACGCGGCCCTGCCGGCCGTGCAACTCTTCATCTAG
- a CDS encoding aromatic ring-hydroxylating dioxygenase subunit alpha yields the protein MTSYRDNPDAIRALVQNDRVHRDLYTSQELFELEQEHFFANTWNYVGHESQLPNPGDWISNEIAGRPLIVVRHTDGSVRAMMNRCAHKGSRLVNGPCGNTGKFFRCPYHAWTFKTDGSLLAIPLKTGYENTTLHACESAKGLTTLKHLRSYRGFIFVKINDAGPGFDEYFGDSLSSIDNMADRSPEGELEIAGGCLRFMHQCNWKMFVENLNDTMHPMVAHESSAGTAKRMWADKPEDEPKPMAVEQFVPFMSDYKFFEDMGIRTYDHGHSFTGVHFSIHSKYKAIPAYDDAMKARYGEEKTAQILGMARHNTVYYPNLTIKGAIQAIRVVKPISADRTLIESWTFRLKGAPPELLQRTTMYNRLINSPFSVVGHDDLQAYRGMQAGLHASGNEWVSLHRNYDPLELKGGEITTGGTNELPMRNQYRSWVERMTESM from the coding sequence ATGACCTCGTACCGAGACAACCCCGATGCCATTCGCGCGCTGGTGCAGAACGATCGCGTGCACCGCGACCTGTACACCAGCCAGGAACTGTTCGAGCTGGAACAGGAGCACTTCTTCGCCAACACCTGGAACTACGTCGGCCACGAGAGCCAGCTGCCGAACCCGGGCGACTGGATCAGCAACGAGATCGCGGGCCGCCCGCTGATCGTCGTGCGCCACACCGACGGTAGCGTGCGCGCGATGATGAACCGCTGCGCCCACAAGGGTTCGCGGCTGGTGAACGGGCCTTGCGGCAATACCGGCAAGTTCTTCCGCTGCCCGTACCACGCCTGGACCTTCAAGACCGACGGTTCGCTGCTCGCGATTCCGCTGAAGACCGGCTACGAGAACACCACGCTGCACGCGTGCGAATCGGCCAAGGGGCTCACCACGCTCAAGCATTTGCGCAGCTACCGCGGCTTCATCTTCGTGAAGATCAACGATGCGGGGCCCGGTTTCGACGAGTACTTCGGCGATTCGCTGAGCTCCATCGACAACATGGCCGATCGCTCGCCCGAGGGCGAACTCGAGATCGCGGGCGGCTGCCTGCGTTTCATGCACCAGTGCAACTGGAAGATGTTCGTCGAGAACCTCAACGACACCATGCATCCGATGGTGGCGCACGAATCGTCGGCCGGCACCGCCAAGCGCATGTGGGCCGACAAGCCAGAGGACGAACCCAAGCCCATGGCGGTCGAGCAGTTCGTGCCCTTCATGTCCGACTACAAGTTCTTCGAAGACATGGGCATCCGCACCTACGACCACGGCCACAGCTTCACGGGCGTGCACTTCAGCATCCACAGCAAGTACAAGGCGATTCCCGCCTACGACGACGCCATGAAGGCGCGCTACGGCGAGGAAAAGACTGCACAGATCCTCGGCATGGCGCGGCACAACACGGTGTACTACCCGAACCTCACGATCAAGGGCGCGATCCAGGCGATTCGCGTGGTCAAGCCGATCTCTGCCGACAGGACGCTGATCGAGAGCTGGACCTTTCGCCTGAAGGGTGCGCCGCCCGAGCTGCTGCAGCGCACCACCATGTACAACCGGCTCATCAACTCGCCATTCTCGGTGGTGGGGCACGACGACCTGCAGGCCTACCGCGGCATGCAGGCCGGCCTGCACGCGAGCGGCAACGAGTGGGTGAGCCTGCACCGCAACTACGACCCATTGGAGCTCAAGGGCGGGGAGATCACCACCGGCGGCACCAACGAGCTGCCGATGCGCAACCAGTACCGCAGTTGGGTCGAACGCATGACGGAGTCGATGTGA
- a CDS encoding PDR/VanB family oxidoreductase — MTAPIATLQLRVAEARQLNPLIRMLRLRAEDGRALPGFAAGAHIRVQVALPDGKADWRHYSLINFATARNATNAPTEYVIAVRKEAEGRGGSRFMHEALNEGDMLAIEAPKNDFPLHTGPGGTVLVAGGIGVTPLASMAARRRAEGAPVRMHYAGRSRELMGFLPELQALLGDDLRVHADAEAGAPLDIDALLDGVPAGDRLYVCGPKVMLDAVLARTQARGWEHDRVHFELFTEPVMEEGDQSFEVELAQSGRRFTVAADQSILDCLIDNGCDPMFDCKRGECGVCATPVLEGEIDHRDYVLTAREKAEGNVMQICISRVKGARLVLDI; from the coding sequence ATGACTGCTCCCATTGCCACGCTCCAGCTTCGCGTCGCCGAAGCGCGCCAACTCAATCCGCTGATCCGCATGCTGCGCCTGCGCGCCGAAGACGGCCGCGCCTTGCCCGGTTTTGCGGCCGGCGCCCACATCCGCGTGCAGGTGGCGCTGCCCGACGGCAAAGCGGATTGGCGCCATTACTCGCTCATCAACTTCGCGACCGCGCGCAACGCCACCAATGCACCGACCGAATATGTGATTGCCGTGCGCAAGGAGGCCGAGGGCCGCGGCGGTTCGCGCTTCATGCACGAAGCACTGAACGAAGGCGACATGCTCGCCATCGAAGCGCCGAAGAACGACTTTCCGCTGCACACCGGTCCCGGCGGGACGGTGCTCGTCGCGGGCGGCATCGGCGTCACGCCGCTCGCGAGCATGGCCGCACGCCGCCGCGCCGAGGGCGCCCCGGTCCGCATGCATTACGCCGGCCGCAGCCGCGAGCTGATGGGCTTCCTGCCCGAGCTTCAGGCGCTGCTCGGCGACGACCTGCGCGTGCATGCCGATGCCGAGGCTGGCGCGCCGCTCGACATCGACGCGCTGCTCGACGGGGTGCCGGCCGGCGACCGCCTCTACGTCTGCGGCCCCAAGGTCATGCTCGACGCGGTGCTCGCCCGCACCCAGGCGCGCGGCTGGGAGCACGACCGCGTGCACTTCGAACTTTTCACCGAGCCGGTTATGGAAGAAGGCGACCAGTCCTTCGAGGTGGAGCTCGCGCAATCGGGCCGGCGCTTCACCGTCGCGGCCGACCAGAGCATCCTCGACTGCCTCATCGACAACGGCTGCGACCCGATGTTCGATTGCAAGCGCGGCGAATGCGGCGTGTGTGCCACGCCCGTGCTCGAAGGCGAGATCGACCACCGCGACTACGTGCTCACCGCCCGCGAGAAGGCGGAGGGCAATGTCATGCAGATCTGCATCTCGCGCGTCAAGGGTGCGCGCCTGGTGCTCGACATCTGA
- a CDS encoding indolepyruvate oxidoreductase subunit beta family protein, translating to MSTPRPLKIAILAMGGEGGGVLADWIVDMGEANGYVAQTTSVPGVAQRTGATIYYVELYPTAQAEADGGRPVLALMPLPGDVDVVLASELMEAGRAVQRGLVTADRTTLIASTHRVFSIAEKSALGDGRVDSVQLLAHTAKAAKRFIRFDMAQAAEASGSVISAVLFGALAGSGVLPFSRAQFEATIERGGVGVKPSLKAFGAAFGRAQAGDDGEAPPEVAGATPAPQPRHPAVRALVERVQHDFPPAAQDFLLEGVRRLIDYQDTAYAGLYLDRMAAIAALPDHGGHRLLRETARHLALWMSYEDTARVAALKTRATRFERVRGEARVQPGQVLAIHEYMHPRLQEICETLPGSIGRWLMNSTLPKKIVERFTQQGRVIQTSSLHGYLMLRTVAAMKRWRRSTMRYAEENRRIEEWLQRIAATAQRNPELAVELAQCQRLVKGYSDTHERGIRNYDTVMRAVERAGAQLAPATLRELRDAALADEHGHKLQAALAQHALA from the coding sequence ATGAGCACCCCGCGACCCTTGAAGATCGCAATCCTCGCCATGGGCGGCGAGGGCGGCGGCGTGCTGGCCGACTGGATCGTCGACATGGGCGAGGCCAATGGCTACGTCGCGCAGACCACCTCCGTGCCGGGCGTGGCGCAGCGCACCGGCGCCACCATCTACTACGTCGAGCTGTATCCGACCGCGCAGGCCGAGGCAGACGGCGGCCGGCCGGTGCTGGCGTTGATGCCGCTGCCGGGCGATGTCGACGTGGTGCTGGCGTCGGAACTCATGGAAGCGGGCCGCGCGGTGCAGCGCGGGCTGGTCACGGCCGACCGCACCACGCTGATCGCCTCCACGCACCGCGTGTTCTCGATCGCGGAGAAGAGCGCGCTGGGTGACGGGCGGGTCGACAGCGTCCAGTTGCTCGCGCACACAGCCAAGGCTGCCAAGCGCTTCATCCGCTTCGACATGGCGCAGGCGGCCGAGGCTTCGGGCAGCGTGATCAGTGCCGTGCTGTTCGGTGCGCTGGCGGGCTCGGGCGTGCTGCCGTTCAGCCGCGCGCAGTTCGAGGCGACTATCGAGCGAGGTGGCGTGGGCGTGAAGCCCAGCCTCAAGGCCTTCGGCGCCGCATTCGGGCGTGCGCAGGCTGGCGACGATGGCGAAGCACCGCCGGAAGTGGCGGGCGCCACGCCGGCGCCGCAGCCGCGCCATCCGGCGGTGCGCGCGCTGGTCGAGCGTGTGCAGCACGACTTCCCGCCCGCCGCCCAGGACTTTCTGCTCGAAGGCGTGCGCCGCCTCATCGACTACCAGGACACGGCCTATGCTGGCCTGTATCTCGACCGCATGGCCGCCATCGCAGCGCTGCCGGATCATGGCGGCCACCGCCTGCTGCGCGAGACCGCGCGCCATCTCGCGCTCTGGATGTCGTACGAAGACACGGCTCGCGTCGCGGCCCTCAAGACCCGCGCCACCCGCTTCGAGCGTGTGCGCGGCGAGGCCCGCGTGCAGCCGGGCCAGGTGCTCGCCATCCACGAGTACATGCATCCGCGCCTGCAGGAGATCTGCGAGACGCTGCCCGGCAGTATCGGCCGCTGGCTCATGAACTCCACGCTGCCGAAGAAGATCGTCGAGCGCTTCACGCAGCAGGGCCGCGTGATCCAGACCAGTTCGCTGCACGGCTACCTGATGCTGCGCACCGTCGCGGCCATGAAGCGCTGGCGCCGTTCGACGATGCGCTATGCGGAGGAAAACCGCCGCATCGAGGAATGGCTGCAGCGCATCGCTGCCACCGCGCAGCGCAACCCTGAACTCGCCGTCGAACTGGCGCAGTGCCAGCGCCTGGTCAAGGGCTACAGCGACACGCACGAGCGCGGCATTCGCAACTACGACACCGTGATGCGCGCGGTCGAGCGTGCCGGCGCGCAGCTTGCACCCGCCACCTTGCGCGAACTGCGCGATGCAGCGCTCGCCGACGAACACGGCCACAAGCTGCAGGCGGCGCTGGCGCAGCACGCGCTGGCCTGA
- a CDS encoding indolepyruvate ferredoxin oxidoreductase subunit alpha, with translation MAERSFVEEVKKLRLSGGDVFRGEGILAVTKALLESGVSYVAGYQGAPISHLMDVLADAQDILAEQGIRFENSASEATAAATLAASVNYPLRGAVTFKATVGTNVASDALANLASGGVTGGALIIVGEDYGEGSSIMQERSHAFAMKSQIWLLDPRPNLPSIVDAVKQGFDLSEASNTPVMLQLRIRACHVHGHFIAGDNKRAKFTLKDALENPRRDVGRIVLPPASFAHEQEKVKDRWPAAVRFIEERKLNEFFSEDADDIGIIVQGGSYNTLLRALERLGLADVYGNTQVPLYVMNVAYPVIENEVIRFCEGKRAVLIVEEGQPNFVEQNLATILRHAGSATALHGKDMLPVAGEYTSSELLKGARAFCERYERLAPLPVPVAVRKVIPLKEVAAIGVDAAPEPVQPSTALGDVVHARPPGFCTGCPERPIFSAMKLVERELGAHHVSADIGCHLFSILPPFNIGNTTMGYGLGGAGASALNAPAGKRAISMMGDGGFWHNGLTSGVANAVFNKSDNLTIVVDNNYTSATGGQDILSSNAVNKTRSTGHEIERAVRGVGVEWVKTLRRTYDVAGMRDALKDALTTTKKGPKVLIAQSECMLNKQRREKPLVRKAIADGKRMVREKFGVDSDTCTGDHSCIRLSGCPSLSIKPNPDPLRTDPVATVLESCVGCGVCGEVSHAAVLCPSFYKAQIVSNPSRWDVLRERVRAAVIGWLQRGEARRREAYAF, from the coding sequence ATGGCTGAGCGTTCGTTCGTCGAAGAAGTCAAGAAGCTGCGGCTTTCCGGCGGAGATGTATTTCGCGGTGAAGGCATTCTGGCGGTCACCAAGGCCTTGCTCGAATCGGGAGTTTCCTATGTGGCCGGGTACCAAGGGGCACCCATCTCGCACCTGATGGATGTGCTGGCCGACGCGCAGGACATCCTGGCCGAGCAGGGCATCCGCTTCGAGAACAGCGCGAGCGAAGCCACGGCCGCCGCTACGCTGGCCGCTTCCGTCAACTATCCATTGCGCGGCGCCGTGACCTTCAAGGCGACCGTGGGCACCAACGTGGCGTCCGACGCGCTGGCCAACCTGGCCTCGGGCGGCGTCACCGGCGGCGCGCTCATCATCGTGGGCGAGGACTACGGCGAGGGCTCCTCGATCATGCAGGAGCGCAGCCATGCCTTCGCGATGAAGTCGCAGATCTGGCTGCTCGATCCGCGGCCCAACCTGCCGAGCATCGTCGATGCGGTGAAGCAGGGCTTCGATCTTTCGGAGGCGAGCAACACGCCCGTGATGCTGCAGCTGCGCATCCGCGCCTGCCATGTGCATGGCCATTTCATCGCGGGCGACAACAAGCGCGCGAAGTTCACGCTGAAGGACGCGCTCGAGAATCCGCGGCGCGACGTCGGCCGCATCGTGCTGCCGCCCGCGAGCTTTGCGCACGAGCAGGAGAAGGTGAAGGACCGCTGGCCCGCCGCCGTGCGCTTCATCGAGGAGCGCAAGCTCAACGAGTTCTTCTCGGAAGACGCTGACGACATCGGCATCATCGTGCAGGGCGGCAGCTACAACACGCTGCTGCGCGCGCTGGAGCGGCTCGGCCTGGCCGACGTGTACGGCAATACGCAGGTGCCGCTCTACGTGATGAACGTGGCCTACCCTGTCATCGAGAACGAAGTGATCCGCTTCTGCGAAGGCAAGCGCGCCGTGCTGATCGTGGAGGAGGGCCAGCCCAACTTCGTCGAGCAGAACCTCGCGACCATCCTGCGCCACGCGGGCTCGGCCACTGCACTTCACGGCAAGGACATGCTGCCCGTGGCCGGCGAGTACACCTCATCCGAGCTTCTGAAGGGTGCGCGCGCCTTCTGCGAACGCTATGAACGCCTCGCGCCGCTGCCGGTGCCCGTGGCTGTGCGCAAGGTGATTCCGCTCAAGGAAGTGGCAGCCATCGGCGTCGATGCCGCGCCCGAGCCGGTGCAACCTTCCACGGCGCTTGGCGATGTGGTTCACGCCCGCCCGCCGGGCTTCTGCACCGGCTGCCCCGAGCGCCCGATCTTCAGCGCGATGAAGCTGGTGGAACGCGAGCTCGGTGCACACCACGTCAGCGCAGACATTGGCTGCCACCTGTTCTCGATCCTGCCGCCCTTCAATATCGGCAACACCACCATGGGCTACGGCCTTGGCGGCGCCGGCGCCTCGGCGCTCAATGCGCCGGCAGGCAAGCGCGCGATCTCGATGATGGGCGACGGCGGCTTCTGGCACAACGGCCTGACCAGCGGAGTGGCGAACGCGGTCTTCAACAAGAGCGACAACCTCACCATCGTGGTCGACAACAACTACACCTCGGCCACGGGCGGGCAGGACATCCTCTCGTCGAACGCCGTCAACAAGACGCGCAGCACCGGCCACGAGATCGAGCGCGCCGTGCGCGGTGTGGGCGTGGAATGGGTGAAGACGTTGCGCCGCACCTACGACGTCGCCGGCATGCGCGACGCTCTCAAGGACGCGCTCACCACGACGAAGAAGGGCCCCAAGGTCCTGATCGCGCAATCGGAGTGCATGCTCAACAAGCAGCGCCGCGAGAAGCCGCTGGTGCGCAAGGCCATTGCCGATGGCAAGCGCATGGTGCGCGAGAAATTCGGCGTCGATTCCGACACCTGCACCGGCGACCACTCGTGCATTCGCCTGTCGGGCTGCCCGTCGCTGTCGATCAAGCCCAACCCCGATCCGCTGCGCACCGACCCGGTCGCGACCGTGCTCGAAAGCTGCGTGGGCTGCGGGGTCTGCGGCGAGGTCTCGCATGCCGCGGTGCTGTGCCCGTCCTTCTACAAGGCGCAGATCGTGAGCAACCCGAGCCGCTGGGATGTGCTGCGCGAGCGCGTGCGCGCCGCCGTGATCGGTTGGCTGCAGCGCGGCGAAGCACGCCGCCGCGAAGCCTATGCGTTCTGA
- a CDS encoding MarR family winged helix-turn-helix transcriptional regulator: MAEPSPETHRFVDDYLPALLAQASQLISSEFHEVARQQGFSVSEWRVMASLAGSEPISIGQLAQVTVTKQPTVTRLLDRMEARGQVERLPHESDRRITLVRITRKGLKAVEHLMELARDHERRVLEPFGLRRAEELKQTLRKMIELHVHVPVEEPEED; the protein is encoded by the coding sequence ATGGCCGAGCCCTCTCCTGAAACGCATCGCTTCGTCGATGACTATCTGCCGGCTCTGCTGGCGCAGGCCAGCCAGCTGATCTCCTCGGAGTTCCACGAGGTGGCGCGGCAGCAAGGCTTCTCGGTGTCCGAGTGGCGCGTGATGGCCTCGCTCGCGGGCAGCGAGCCGATCAGCATCGGCCAGCTCGCGCAGGTGACGGTGACCAAGCAGCCGACCGTCACGCGCCTGCTCGACCGCATGGAAGCACGCGGACAGGTCGAGCGGCTGCCCCATGAGAGTGATCGCCGCATCACGCTGGTGCGCATCACGCGCAAGGGCTTGAAGGCGGTGGAGCACCTGATGGAACTCGCGCGCGACCATGAGCGGCGCGTGCTCGAACCCTTCGGCCTGCGGCGCGCCGAGGAACTGAAGCAGACCCTGCGCAAGATGATCGAGCTGCACGTGCATGTGCCGGTCGAGGAGCCGGAAGAAGACTGA